The proteins below are encoded in one region of Brachyspira intermedia PWS/A:
- a CDS encoding cyclically-permuted mutarotase family protein, with the protein MKKIGLIFLFIFTIFALSCSSNTAASSSNTNVLDSKVDKKIVWEMGGHLPAQTGMEKNIGTAGVLYGSLGGKYIVVGGGANFPNESVLNGGAKKTYSDIYMLEDKNGVLEVVEHINWENELGYGASVTVTNGIYYIGGSSNPEADDDILFITLKDNKLNVEKIGDLPFTLQNGVAVYKDNKLYVITGKQAGKGSNKVYEYDLTTKEAKELAPVPGEASRTQAVAQLLNGNIYVFSGGDATAYTDGYKYDFEKNTWEKIADVALNNEGISLLGAVSVKLNETEMLVIGGFNKAVYDDAVYNLGNLKDAALADFRAKYFGADPYEFNWNSNILIYNCESNTWKTIGEVPFDAPCGEGLILIGNKIYSINGEIKPGIRTDKMYVGTIMAK; encoded by the coding sequence ATGAAAAAAATTGGTTTAATATTTTTATTTATATTTACTATATTTGCTTTAAGCTGTTCAAGTAATACTGCAGCTTCTTCATCAAATACTAATGTATTGGATTCAAAAGTTGATAAAAAAATAGTTTGGGAAATGGGCGGACATTTGCCTGCTCAAACAGGAATGGAAAAAAACATTGGTACTGCTGGGGTTTTATATGGTTCTTTGGGTGGTAAATATATAGTTGTCGGCGGCGGTGCTAATTTCCCTAATGAATCTGTACTTAATGGCGGAGCTAAAAAAACTTATTCTGATATTTATATGCTTGAAGATAAAAATGGAGTATTAGAAGTTGTTGAGCATATTAATTGGGAAAATGAGTTGGGATATGGTGCTTCTGTAACTGTTACAAATGGAATATACTATATCGGCGGTTCTTCTAATCCTGAAGCTGATGATGATATATTATTCATTACTTTAAAAGATAATAAATTGAATGTTGAAAAAATCGGAGATTTACCTTTCACATTACAAAATGGTGTAGCTGTTTATAAAGATAATAAATTATATGTTATCACTGGTAAACAAGCAGGTAAAGGAAGCAATAAAGTTTATGAGTATGATTTAACTACTAAAGAAGCTAAAGAATTAGCTCCTGTACCTGGTGAGGCAAGCAGAACTCAGGCAGTTGCTCAGTTATTAAACGGTAATATATATGTATTTAGCGGCGGTGATGCTACTGCTTATACAGACGGATATAAATATGATTTTGAAAAAAATACTTGGGAAAAAATTGCTGATGTAGCTTTGAATAATGAAGGAATATCTTTACTTGGTGCTGTATCTGTTAAACTTAATGAAACAGAAATGCTTGTTATAGGCGGATTCAATAAGGCTGTTTATGATGATGCTGTTTATAATTTAGGAAATCTTAAAGATGCAGCATTAGCTGATTTCAGAGCTAAATATTTCGGTGCTGATCCTTATGAATTTAATTGGAACAGCAATATATTAATTTATAATTGTGAATCTAATACTTGGAAGACAATAGGGGAAGTTCCTTTCGATGCTCCTTGCGGTGAAGGTTTAATATTGATAGGAAACAAAATATATTCTATCAATGGTGAAATTAAACCTGGTATTAGAACCGACAAAATGTATGTTGGTACAATTATGGCTAAATAA
- a CDS encoding putative Se/S carrier-like protein, with translation MVKSFCYLQTPRDLIKAEKILLDAGIEVVVRPAPEPVFGVCNMAIDIEDKDKLYIISLLEAAGLVVTIKDME, from the coding sequence ATGGTAAAAAGTTTTTGTTATTTACAGACTCCAAGAGATTTGATTAAGGCTGAAAAAATTTTATTAGATGCAGGAATAGAAGTTGTTGTTCGCCCTGCCCCTGAACCTGTATTTGGAGTATGCAATATGGCTATAGATATAGAAGATAAAGATAAATTATATATTATATCATTACTTGAAGCTGCCGGTTTGGTAGTAACTATTAAAGATATGGAATAA
- a CDS encoding aminotransferase class V-fold PLP-dependent enzyme, which produces MKNYYFDNSTTSFPKPKEVAEEMHNFLINVGGTYGRVNTKRGKETTQKIEECRELLAEFFLGVKNTSNIVFTPGATRSINDILIGLDLNNCKVLISSLEHNAVVRPIHKLSINKNVEYKIIPSLDGGIIDINALYEIIKKEKISLVIINMESNISGVIQPIKEIKETIGDIPLLVDATQSVGIHDIKADEWNIDFIAFTGHKGLLGPTGTGGFYVKNPEKLNPAYFGGGFGDGYETPYSIPEIYESGTPNTVGIIGLLAALKNRPNWNINIDDIINTIKKIENMNKYKVIWSKNKDTQGFLFSIADINNNINMANFAHMLYEDYNIECRYGFHCSFLAHNFYKNDNGALRFSFSPYTTKEDLEYLINVLGK; this is translated from the coding sequence ATGAAAAATTATTATTTTGATAACTCTACAACAAGTTTTCCAAAGCCTAAAGAAGTTGCAGAAGAAATGCATAATTTCTTAATTAATGTAGGCGGCACTTATGGAAGGGTTAATACTAAAAGAGGAAAAGAAACTACTCAAAAAATAGAAGAATGCCGAGAATTGCTAGCTGAATTTTTTTTGGGGGTAAAAAATACCTCAAATATAGTATTTACTCCAGGTGCTACAAGATCAATAAATGATATACTTATAGGACTTGATTTGAATAACTGTAAAGTATTAATATCTTCTTTGGAGCATAATGCCGTAGTAAGACCTATACATAAATTAAGTATAAATAAAAATGTAGAGTATAAAATAATACCCTCTTTAGATGGAGGCATAATAGATATAAATGCTCTTTATGAAATAATAAAAAAAGAAAAGATATCATTAGTTATTATTAATATGGAAAGCAATATAAGCGGAGTGATACAGCCTATAAAAGAAATCAAAGAAACTATAGGAGATATACCTCTGCTTGTAGATGCCACTCAATCTGTAGGCATACATGATATAAAAGCTGATGAATGGAATATAGATTTTATAGCATTTACAGGACATAAAGGACTTCTTGGTCCTACAGGAACAGGCGGATTCTATGTTAAAAATCCTGAAAAGTTAAATCCGGCATATTTCGGAGGCGGTTTTGGTGATGGTTATGAAACACCTTACAGTATACCGGAAATATACGAATCAGGTACTCCGAATACTGTTGGAATAATAGGACTTTTAGCAGCTTTAAAAAACAGACCTAATTGGAATATAAATATAGATGATATTATAAACACAATAAAAAAAATAGAGAATATGAATAAATATAAAGTTATATGGTCTAAAAATAAAGATACGCAAGGATTTTTATTTTCTATAGCGGATATTAATAACAATATAAATATGGCTAATTTTGCTCATATGTTATATGAAGATTATAATATAGAATGCCGATATGGTTTTCATTGTTCATTTTTAGCCCATAACTTTTATAAAAATGATAACGGTGCTTTACGATTTTCTTTTTCACCTTATACAACGAAAGAAGATTTAGAATATTTAATAAATGTATTAGGAAAGTAA
- the yedF gene encoding sulfurtransferase-like selenium metabolism protein YedF: MKTVDARGIPCPKPLILTKTAITNAALNEEIEVLIDDDVAFHNITDFLNNNGITYKNEGMNFKITKNKDLSSNDTSKEKSSGPVIAVVDKKVMGQGNDELGELLLKAFLGALKDANPKPEALYCYNGGVYLGVEEPYKTLLQELRDAGIKIFFCGTCVKFYELNDIKVEEQTNMLGIIEAMGNASAVIRA, translated from the coding sequence ATGAAAACAGTAGATGCTAGAGGCATACCTTGCCCAAAACCATTAATTTTAACAAAAACTGCAATAACAAATGCCGCATTAAATGAAGAAATAGAAGTATTAATCGATGATGATGTGGCATTTCACAATATTACAGACTTTTTAAATAATAATGGTATAACATATAAAAATGAAGGTATGAATTTTAAAATTACTAAAAATAAAGATTTATCTTCTAATGATACTAGTAAAGAAAAATCTTCCGGTCCTGTTATAGCTGTTGTAGATAAAAAAGTTATGGGACAGGGAAATGATGAATTAGGCGAATTATTATTAAAAGCATTTTTAGGAGCATTAAAAGATGCTAATCCAAAACCTGAAGCATTATATTGCTATAATGGAGGGGTTTATTTGGGTGTTGAAGAGCCTTACAAAACTTTATTACAAGAATTAAGAGATGCTGGAATAAAAATATTTTTCTGCGGTACTTGTGTTAAATTCTATGAATTGAATGATATAAAAGTAGAAGAACAAACTAATATGCTTGGTATTATAGAGGCTATGGGCAATGCTTCTGCTGTTATAAGAGCATAA